From a region of the Prevotella melaninogenica genome:
- a CDS encoding bifunctional response regulator/alkaline phosphatase family protein: MSNGLLLWVDDEIELLKAHIIFLEKKGYEVVTVSNGTDAIDQCQTQTFDLVLLDEQMPGLSGLETLQRIKEIQPATPIVMVTKSEEEDIMNQAIGAKIADYLIKPVNPNQILLTLKKNIHQKEIVTEVTQSGYQQNYQQIAMQIADCRTFNDWKEVYRKLVHWELELSSADSNMTEMLKMQKEEANNGFAKYIAKNYLDWVAPQDNKMSNSFSKLARQKKQQTNNADNRPLLSTDIFKSKVFPLIDKGEKVFLIVIDNFRLDQWRILSKEIGDMFDIEEDLYMSILPTATQYARNAIFSGLMPKQIATMFPELWVDEDEEEGKNLNEEPLIQTQIDRYRRHDKFSYHKINDSTGADKFMQQYKNLAQNDLNVLVVNFVDMLSHARTEMRMIRELASNESAYRSITLSWFQHSVLADVFKELAQSDYKVIITTDHGSIRTTNPVKIIGDRNTNTNLRYKLGKSLNYDARQVFAIKNPHLAQLPAPNLSTSYVFATGDSFFAYPNNYNYYVSYYKDTFQHGGISMEEMIVPLATLSPRKR, from the coding sequence ATGAGCAATGGATTGTTACTTTGGGTAGATGATGAGATTGAGTTGTTAAAGGCTCATATCATCTTCCTTGAGAAGAAAGGATACGAAGTGGTGACGGTCAGCAATGGTACTGATGCCATTGACCAATGCCAAACACAGACATTCGATCTCGTTCTCTTGGACGAGCAGATGCCTGGATTATCAGGTTTAGAGACGTTACAACGTATTAAGGAGATTCAACCTGCTACCCCTATCGTCATGGTAACGAAGAGTGAGGAGGAAGACATAATGAACCAGGCTATCGGTGCGAAGATTGCCGATTACCTCATTAAGCCTGTCAACCCTAATCAGATTCTCCTTACACTGAAGAAGAATATCCACCAAAAAGAGATTGTTACGGAAGTAACTCAAAGCGGTTATCAGCAGAACTACCAGCAAATTGCTATGCAGATAGCCGACTGCCGAACATTCAATGATTGGAAGGAAGTCTATCGAAAGCTTGTCCACTGGGAATTAGAACTAAGCAGTGCTGACAGCAATATGACCGAAATGCTGAAGATGCAGAAGGAAGAAGCCAACAATGGTTTTGCTAAATACATTGCCAAGAACTATCTTGACTGGGTTGCACCACAAGACAACAAAATGAGCAATAGCTTCTCTAAATTGGCTAGACAGAAGAAACAGCAGACGAACAACGCTGATAATCGTCCGTTGCTAAGTACTGATATCTTCAAAAGTAAGGTGTTCCCACTCATTGATAAAGGTGAGAAGGTATTCCTCATCGTAATTGATAACTTCCGACTCGACCAATGGCGGATTCTCTCAAAAGAGATTGGCGACATGTTTGACATTGAAGAAGACCTCTACATGAGTATTCTTCCAACTGCCACACAGTATGCTCGTAATGCTATTTTCAGCGGTCTTATGCCAAAGCAGATAGCAACAATGTTCCCAGAACTATGGGTAGACGAAGACGAGGAAGAAGGTAAGAACCTCAACGAGGAACCCCTCATCCAGACACAGATAGACCGCTATCGCCGACATGATAAGTTCTCTTATCATAAGATTAACGACTCTACCGGTGCTGACAAGTTCATGCAGCAATATAAGAACCTTGCGCAGAACGACCTCAATGTACTTGTAGTAAACTTCGTCGACATGCTTTCTCACGCTCGCACTGAGATGAGAATGATACGCGAATTAGCAAGTAACGAGAGCGCATATCGCTCTATTACGCTTAGTTGGTTCCAACATAGCGTATTGGCAGATGTATTTAAAGAGTTGGCACAGTCTGACTATAAGGTCATCATTACAACCGATCACGGCTCTATCCGTACGACGAATCCAGTCAAGATTATCGGTGACCGCAATACAAATACCAATCTGCGTTATAAATTAGGAAAGAGCCTCAACTACGATGCACGACAGGTGTTTGCTATCAAGAATCCTCATCTTGCACAGCTGCCTGCGCCAAACCTCAGCACAAGCTATGTCTTTGCTACTGGCGACTCGTTCTTTGCCTATCCGAATAATTATAACTATTACGTCTCTTATTATAAAGATACATTCCAGCATGGAGGTATCTCAATGGAAGAGATGATTGTGCCATTGGCAACACTCAGTCCAAGGAAGAGGTAA
- the tsaE gene encoding tRNA (adenosine(37)-N6)-threonylcarbamoyltransferase complex ATPase subunit type 1 TsaE, with amino-acid sequence MEITIKSLDTIHEAAKEFVKGMGDGKVFAFYGKMGAGKTTFIKALCEVLGVEDVITSPTFAIINEYTDGKGDPIYHFDFYRIKKLEEVYDMGYEDYFYSGNLCLLEWPELIEEILPENVIKVTIEEQPDGTRKLSC; translated from the coding sequence ATGGAAATTACAATCAAAAGCCTCGATACTATCCATGAGGCTGCAAAGGAATTTGTCAAAGGGATGGGCGATGGAAAGGTATTCGCTTTCTACGGAAAGATGGGTGCTGGAAAGACCACTTTTATCAAGGCTCTTTGCGAAGTCTTGGGCGTAGAAGATGTTATCACCTCCCCTACTTTCGCTATCATCAATGAATATACTGACGGTAAGGGCGACCCTATCTACCACTTTGACTTCTATCGTATCAAAAAGCTGGAAGAAGTATATGACATGGGATATGAGGACTACTTCTATAGTGGTAACCTCTGCTTGTTGGAATGGCCAGAACTCATCGAGGAAATCCTCCCTGAGAATGTCATCAAGGTTACTATCGAAGAGCAACCAGATGGTACTCGTAAGCTGAGTTGTTAA
- a CDS encoding DUF4834 family protein — MSIIAFILKFAFFIFIAFLVLILWVAYAFYKQMTRTRRQFNPNDYQYQEPSSTENTIIDNRPMEERHKQVIPDSEGEYVDFTESDDTQEK; from the coding sequence ATGTCAATAATTGCTTTTATTTTGAAGTTTGCGTTTTTCATCTTCATAGCGTTTTTAGTGCTTATCTTATGGGTGGCTTATGCATTCTATAAGCAGATGACACGCACACGTCGTCAGTTCAATCCTAACGACTATCAGTATCAAGAACCAAGCTCTACAGAGAATACGATCATTGATAACCGCCCTATGGAGGAGCGTCATAAGCAGGTTATTCCAGACAGTGAGGGTGAGTATGTTGACTTCACAGAGTCTGATGATACACAAGAAAAATAA
- a CDS encoding phosphatidylserine decarboxylase family protein encodes MGKIKKKLKKIRIHHEGTNTLLYGGIGLVFIALVLWFAVPTKIPFWIFIVVFGTVYGIVLNFYRCPIRYFGSEDTEGIVVAPADGHIVVIEEVDENEYFHDRRLMISIFMSLWNVHANWFPVDGVVKSVQHFDGNFHKAWLPKASEENEHADTIITTPDGTDILCRQIAGAMARRIVTYAKPGEDCYIDEHLGFIKLGSRVDIFLPVGSEVCVKMGQATMGDQTVIAKLKPNNK; translated from the coding sequence ATGGGAAAAATAAAAAAGAAACTCAAAAAGATTAGAATCCATCACGAAGGGACAAATACATTGCTCTACGGAGGTATAGGTCTTGTCTTTATTGCTTTGGTTCTCTGGTTTGCAGTTCCAACGAAGATACCATTTTGGATTTTTATAGTCGTGTTCGGTACTGTCTATGGTATAGTACTTAACTTCTATCGGTGTCCTATCCGCTATTTTGGTAGTGAGGATACGGAAGGTATTGTCGTGGCTCCTGCCGACGGCCATATCGTCGTTATAGAAGAAGTAGACGAAAACGAATATTTCCATGACCGCCGATTGATGATTTCAATCTTTATGAGTCTATGGAACGTCCATGCCAATTGGTTCCCTGTAGATGGAGTAGTAAAGTCTGTACAGCATTTTGATGGCAACTTCCATAAGGCTTGGCTTCCTAAGGCAAGTGAGGAGAACGAACATGCAGATACTATCATCACAACTCCTGATGGCACAGACATCCTCTGTCGTCAGATTGCAGGTGCTATGGCACGTCGTATTGTGACATATGCTAAGCCTGGTGAAGATTGTTATATTGATGAGCATCTTGGTTTTATTAAGTTAGGTAGTCGTGTTGATATCTTCCTTCCAGTAGGCTCTGAGGTATGTGTTAAGATGGGTCAGGCGACAATGGGTGATCAAACAGTGATTGCTAAGTTGAAGCCAAATAACAAGTAA
- the dnaE gene encoding DNA polymerase III subunit alpha, which translates to MEDYVHLHVHTNYSILDGQSKVTRLVDKAIADGMKGMAITDHGVMFGIKEFADYCAKVNKGRKEKGEEPFKPIFGCEMYVARRTMHDKDKSMHDNSGYHLIVLAKNYTGYKNLIKLVSNAWVDGYYYRPRTDREQLEKYHEGLIVCTACIAGEVPNKIIHDDIEGAREACEWYHRVFGDDFYLELQRHEVKDPSLVANREAYPLQQKANKVLMKFAQEYGIKIVCTNDCHFEDKETAEAHDHLLCLSTNEDLDDPKRMRYSKQEWFKTRSEMNEIFSDIPEAMTNTLEILNKVETYDINHGPIMPFFPIPEDFGTEEEWKKKFTEEDLYKEFTTDENGENPLSPEEGQKVIDRLGGYEKMYRIKFEADYLAKLAYDGAKKLYGDPLSDEVKNHIRFELHVMKTMGFPGYFLIVQDFINAARQELDVMVGPGRGSAAGSVVAYCLGITQIDPLKYDLLFERFLNPDRVNLPDIDTDFDDDGRGRVLQWVMDKYGHENCAHIITYSTMATKNSIKDVARVEKLPLDISNALCKAIPERLPDGMKMNLTNAIKCTPLLQNAEVSEDIRERNTIKYAKMLEGTVRGTGIHACGFIICRNPIDEWVPISTATDPDFPEKKVPVTQYDGHVIESTGLIKMDFLGLKTLSELKEACKVVKQTTGDVIDLEKIPIDDELTYQLYQRGQTVGTFQFESAGMQKYLRELHPTVFEDLIAMNALYRPGPMDYIPDFIRRKHDPSLVKYDIPCMEKYLKDTYGITVYQEQVMLLSRQLANFTRGESDALRKAMGKKMKAIVDKMKPKFIKQGQENGHDPQILEKIWSDWEKFASYAFNKSHATCYSWVAYQTAYMKAHYPAEYMAALMTRRFSQITEITKLMEECKALKIATLGPDVNESQIGFGVNKHGEIRFGLSAIKGMGASAAESIVREREKNGPYKDIYDFAERVDLSNVNRKAFESLAYSGGFDSFGLQREQYFAVTGKGDLFLDTIVRYGQLFQAEKAQQQNSLFGGMDAVDVVHPIAPKAEKWPVIEKLNKERELVGIYLSAHPLDEYSVVLNNMCNTHCSKIGRNTDMTELAKADEVTFGGIVTSVNERFSQKTGKPFGFVTIEDFEGTGELALFGDDWARWNNLLKMNYTVYITAKCQPRYRNNPDMLELKVQKIEQLYDVKENRLERFTISMDATALDDAFVSELATVIEEHIGNTQLYIQLRTPDNTVLMLRSKNGGVNVDRTLIDFISSNEKMEFHIN; encoded by the coding sequence ATGGAAGATTACGTACATTTACACGTCCACACCAATTATTCTATTCTTGATGGTCAGTCTAAGGTTACACGCCTTGTTGATAAGGCTATTGCAGACGGAATGAAGGGTATGGCGATTACTGATCATGGTGTGATGTTCGGCATAAAAGAGTTTGCTGACTATTGTGCTAAGGTCAATAAAGGTAGGAAAGAGAAGGGTGAAGAGCCTTTCAAGCCTATCTTCGGATGTGAGATGTATGTAGCGCGTCGCACAATGCATGATAAGGATAAGAGTATGCATGACAATTCAGGCTACCACCTTATCGTATTGGCAAAGAACTATACAGGATACAAGAACCTTATTAAACTTGTATCTAATGCGTGGGTAGATGGTTATTACTATCGTCCCCGAACAGACCGTGAGCAGCTTGAAAAGTATCATGAAGGACTGATTGTGTGTACGGCTTGTATTGCAGGCGAAGTCCCTAACAAGATTATCCATGATGATATCGAGGGTGCAAGAGAAGCTTGTGAATGGTATCATCGTGTCTTCGGAGATGATTTCTACCTTGAGTTGCAACGTCATGAGGTAAAAGACCCAAGTTTAGTGGCAAACCGTGAGGCTTATCCTTTACAGCAGAAAGCCAATAAAGTACTCATGAAGTTTGCACAAGAATATGGTATAAAGATAGTATGTACCAATGACTGTCACTTCGAAGACAAGGAGACAGCCGAGGCACATGACCACTTACTCTGTCTTTCAACGAATGAAGATTTAGATGATCCAAAGCGTATGCGCTACTCTAAACAAGAGTGGTTTAAAACGCGTTCAGAGATGAATGAGATATTCTCAGACATCCCAGAAGCAATGACAAATACGCTGGAAATCTTAAATAAGGTAGAGACTTATGATATTAATCATGGTCCTATCATGCCTTTCTTCCCGATCCCAGAAGACTTCGGAACGGAAGAAGAATGGAAAAAGAAGTTCACTGAAGAAGACTTATACAAGGAGTTTACCACCGATGAGAACGGTGAGAACCCTCTTTCCCCTGAAGAAGGACAGAAGGTTATCGACCGTTTGGGCGGCTATGAGAAGATGTATCGTATTAAGTTCGAAGCCGATTATCTTGCGAAGTTAGCCTACGATGGTGCCAAAAAGCTATATGGCGACCCTCTTTCTGACGAGGTTAAGAATCATATTCGCTTTGAGTTACACGTCATGAAGACGATGGGTTTCCCTGGTTACTTCCTCATAGTACAAGACTTTATCAATGCTGCACGACAGGAGTTAGACGTGATGGTGGGTCCAGGTCGTGGATCAGCAGCAGGTTCTGTAGTGGCTTATTGCTTAGGAATTACACAGATAGACCCATTGAAGTACGATCTCCTTTTTGAGCGTTTCCTCAACCCTGACCGTGTCAATCTCCCCGATATTGATACCGATTTCGATGATGATGGGCGCGGACGTGTGCTGCAGTGGGTAATGGATAAGTACGGACACGAGAACTGTGCACATATTATTACCTACTCTACGATGGCAACAAAGAACTCTATTAAGGATGTTGCCCGCGTAGAGAAACTACCGTTAGATATCTCTAATGCCCTTTGTAAGGCGATTCCAGAACGCTTACCTGATGGCATGAAGATGAACTTAACGAATGCTATCAAGTGTACACCACTGTTGCAGAATGCAGAGGTTAGTGAAGACATAAGGGAGCGTAATACGATTAAATACGCCAAGATGCTGGAGGGAACAGTGCGTGGAACGGGTATCCATGCCTGTGGATTCATTATCTGTCGTAACCCTATTGATGAATGGGTACCTATCTCTACGGCAACAGACCCAGACTTCCCTGAGAAGAAAGTACCTGTGACCCAGTATGATGGGCACGTGATTGAATCTACTGGTCTTATCAAGATGGACTTCCTCGGACTGAAGACTCTCTCCGAGTTGAAGGAGGCTTGCAAGGTTGTTAAGCAGACAACTGGCGACGTGATTGACCTTGAGAAGATTCCTATTGATGACGAATTGACCTACCAACTCTATCAACGTGGACAGACCGTTGGTACTTTCCAGTTTGAGTCGGCAGGTATGCAGAAGTACCTTCGTGAGCTTCATCCAACCGTGTTTGAAGACCTCATCGCCATGAATGCGCTCTATCGTCCGGGTCCAATGGATTATATCCCAGACTTTATCAGGCGTAAACATGACCCTTCTTTGGTGAAGTACGACATCCCTTGTATGGAAAAGTACCTCAAAGATACATACGGAATCACTGTCTATCAGGAGCAGGTAATGCTTTTGAGCCGCCAGTTGGCGAACTTTACACGTGGTGAGAGTGATGCGCTTCGTAAGGCTATGGGTAAGAAGATGAAGGCTATCGTCGACAAGATGAAGCCTAAGTTCATCAAGCAAGGACAAGAGAACGGACACGACCCACAGATACTTGAGAAGATATGGAGCGACTGGGAGAAGTTCGCCAGCTATGCTTTCAATAAGTCACATGCCACTTGCTACTCATGGGTAGCTTATCAGACAGCCTACATGAAGGCGCATTATCCAGCCGAATATATGGCTGCGTTGATGACACGTCGCTTCAGTCAGATTACCGAAATCACAAAGTTGATGGAGGAATGTAAAGCATTGAAGATTGCAACCCTTGGTCCCGATGTCAACGAGAGTCAGATTGGCTTTGGTGTGAACAAGCATGGAGAGATTCGCTTCGGACTATCTGCTATCAAGGGAATGGGTGCAAGTGCGGCTGAAAGCATTGTGCGCGAACGTGAGAAGAATGGTCCTTATAAAGATATATACGACTTTGCAGAGCGTGTCGACCTCAGTAATGTAAACCGCAAAGCATTTGAAAGCTTGGCTTATAGTGGCGGCTTCGACAGCTTCGGTTTACAGCGAGAACAATACTTTGCAGTCACTGGAAAGGGTGATTTATTCTTAGATACTATCGTCCGTTATGGGCAGCTTTTCCAAGCAGAAAAGGCACAACAACAGAACTCCCTATTCGGAGGTATGGATGCTGTTGATGTAGTACATCCTATCGCACCAAAGGCAGAGAAGTGGCCAGTCATTGAGAAATTAAACAAGGAGCGTGAGCTTGTTGGAATCTATCTGTCAGCCCACCCACTCGATGAATACAGTGTTGTACTGAACAATATGTGTAACACACATTGCTCTAAGATAGGCCGTAATACTGATATGACAGAATTGGCAAAGGCAGACGAAGTGACATTTGGCGGTATTGTCACATCCGTAAACGAACGTTTCTCACAAAAGACAGGCAAGCCTTTTGGCTTTGTCACGATAGAAGACTTTGAAGGAACGGGCGAATTAGCATTGTTTGGTGACGACTGGGCACGCTGGAACAACCTCCTGAAGATGAACTACACCGTCTATATAACAGCTAAGTGTCAGCCTCGTTACCGCAATAATCCTGACATGTTAGAGCTAAAAGTGCAAAAGATTGAGCAACTCTATGACGTGAAAGAAAATCGTTTGGAACGCTTTACCATCTCTATGGATGCAACAGCATTAGACGATGCCTTCGTTTCGGAATTAGCAACAGTCATCGAGGAACATATCGGTAACACACAACTTTACATACAGTTACGAACGCCAGACAACACAGTACTTATGCTAAGGAGTAAGAATGGTGGTGTTAACGTCGACCGTACGCTGATAGACTTTATCTCATCGAATGAGAAGATGGAGTTCCATATTAATTAA
- the trxA gene encoding thioredoxin yields the protein MEVVITNENLETYKNGELPLVVDLWATWCGPCKMIGPIISELAEEYDGKIVVGKCDVEENDDVAIDFGVRNIPTILFFKGGQLVDKFVGAASKDVLKEKFDALL from the coding sequence ATGGAAGTAGTAATTACTAACGAGAATTTAGAGACTTACAAGAATGGTGAGTTACCATTGGTAGTTGATTTGTGGGCAACATGGTGTGGACCTTGCAAGATGATTGGTCCTATCATCTCAGAACTTGCTGAAGAGTACGACGGTAAGATTGTTGTAGGCAAGTGTGATGTTGAGGAGAATGATGACGTAGCCATTGATTTCGGTGTACGTAACATCCCAACCATCCTCTTCTTTAAGGGTGGTCAGTTGGTAGACAAGTTTGTTGGTGCAGCTTCAAAGGACGTTCTCAAAGAGAAGTTCGACGCTCTGCTCTAA